The following are from one region of the Mustela lutreola isolate mMusLut2 chromosome 9, mMusLut2.pri, whole genome shotgun sequence genome:
- the PROKR2 gene encoding prokineticin receptor 2, protein MAAQHGNTSFAPNFNPALDSTSPLPFNFSYGDYDLPLDEDEDMTKTRTFFAAKIVIGVALAGIMLVCGVGNFVFIAALARYKKLRNLTNLLIANLAISDFLVAIICCPFEMDYYVVRQLSWEHGHVLCASVNYLRTVSLYVSTNALLAIAIDRYLAIVHPLKPRMNYQTASFLIAVVWVVSILIAIPSAYFTTETVLFIVKSQEKIFCGQIWPVDQQLYYKSYFLFIFGVEFVGPVVTMALCYARVSRELWFKAVPGFQTEQIRKRLRCRRKTVLVLVCVLTAYVLCWAPFYGFTIVRDFFPAVFVKEKHYLTAFYVVECIAMSNSMINTVCFVTVKNNTMKYFKKMMLLHWRPSHHGSKSSADLDLKTSGVPATEEVDCIRLK, encoded by the exons ATGGCAGCCCAGCATGGAAACACTAGCTTTGCCCCCAACTTCAATCCGGCTCTAGActccacctcccccctccccttcaactTCAGCTACGGTGATTATGACCTCCCTCTGGATGAGGATGAGGACATGACCAAGACCCGGACCTTCTTTGCTGCCAAGATCGTCATCGGGGTGGCACTGGCAGGCATCATGCTGGTCTGTGGCGTGGGCAACTTCGTCTTTATTGCTGCCCTCGCCCGCTATAAGAAGCTGCGCAACCTCACCAACCTGCTCATCGCTAACCTGGCCATCTCCGACTTCCTGGTGGCCATCATCTGCTGCCCCTTCGAGATGGACTACTACGTGGTGCGCCAGCTGTCCTGGGAGCACGGCCACGTGCTCTGTGCCTCTGTCAACTACCTGCGGACCGTCTCTCTCTACGTCTCCACCAACGCCCTGCTGGCCATAGCTATCGACAG atatCTCGCCATCGTGCACCCCTTGAAGCCACGGATGAACTATCAAACGGCCTCCTTCCTGATCGCTGTGGTCTGGGTGGTGTCCATCCTCATCGCCATCCCGTCAGCCTACTTCACCACGGAGACGGTCCTGTTCATCGTCAAAAGCCAGGAGAAGATCTTCTGCGGCCAGATCTGGCCGGTGGACCAGCAGCTCTACTACAAGTCGTACTTCCTATTCATCTTCGGCGTGGAGTTTGTGGGCCCCGTGGTGACCATGGCCCTGTGTTACGCCCGCGTCTCCCGCGAGCTGTGGTTCAAGGCGGTGCCGGGCTTCCAGACGGAGCAGATCCGGAAGCGGCTGCGCTGCCGCCGGAAGACGGTGCTGGTGCTCGTGTGCGTCCTCACGGCGTACGTGCTGTGCTGGGCGCCCTTCTACGGCTTCACCATCGTGCGCGACTTCTTCCCCGCCGTGTTCGTCAAGGAGAAGCACTACCTCACGGCCTTCTACGTGGTCGAGTGCATCGCCATGAGCAACAGCATGATCAACACCGTGTGCTTCGTGACGGTCAAGAACAACACCATGAAGTACTTCAAGAAGATGATGCTGCTGCACTGGCGGCCCTCACACCACGGGAGCAAGTCCAGCGCCGACCTGGACCTCAAAACCAGTGGCGTGCCCGCCACCGAAGAGGTGGACTGTATCAGGCTAAAGTAG